The Cucurbita pepo subsp. pepo cultivar mu-cu-16 chromosome LG05, ASM280686v2, whole genome shotgun sequence nucleotide sequence TCTAGATGGATGTTTGGCTGAAAGAAGGGTCATCATACTATCACAATCATCGTGTTCGCGGTTCGTAAGATAATCGACATCACCAGTATATTCAGCAATAAAAGTCATATCCTTAATTTGATCATCGGCTTGTACAGTAAAACTACATCATAGATTGAGCATGGACCTACTCAGTAGAGAGGTTAGAATCATATGGGAATATGATTAAGAAGCTCAAAATAAAGTTACCCTTCACATGTATCAAAAACTACCAAAAGGGGAGCACATTCGCCTCTTCTGCTCATGGTTCTGCAGAGTTCAAAGGTCTCAATATCCTCTTTGGAAAGAACCTACAACAGAAGGCAGATAGATGTCATAATTTATGACCATTCCACTCTTAACTCAGTCATTAACAACAGATGAGTATTTAAACCTGCATTCCACCATCTTCAAGCTCTGCCTGGTTAGCAGATCTTGAAGCCATGCCCGGCAAATACGTCAGATCATCACTGAACTCCATTTGCAATGTTGTTAGAGCTGTAGCAAGTGAACCCATCTGTTTCAATCTGCGATCAGGATCTTCACTTGGAAGAAATGATAGTaatcttctccttttcttctgcCACACCAATGACCGTAGTCGTCTCCTATGCTTTATAGCTTCAGTTCACGATACCATTTgtataatattaaaacaatGAATCCATGACTAAGTCTAAATGAAAGGTGTTGTACCCTTAAATGCCACgaaatgctctgataccaattgttgtaGCAAAAGCAGAAGCAAGATCGACCGCATTTACACACccacaaatatatattaaacaaagagacacacaaatttacgtggttcggagagaagaaattcctCTACATCCATGTAGCCAATCACTATAACCAAAGTGTTTACAAGTTATCTCTCACTCTCACGCTACAAAGTCTCTCAACAAAGTTCCTCCTAATTGTCTCTagataaatacaaaatgacaatgacTCCACACAATTGCAAATCAAAGCTTTTTGGTTGTGGCTTCCAACGCTGAATAAGTGGTATCAGAACATTTTTTGTTGTGGCATTACGCtccaacaattggtatcagaacaTTGTTGTTGTGGCATTTAAAGGTACAACAAAGggaatattaaaagaaaaccgACCAACAAATGAACAGTTCAGGAACACCTATGGTGTAGAAAAGTTTCAGCAGAGTACTTCTTAGgagatttatattttaacgTCTAATGGTCTTACAGCAGGTGTTATAAAGCATAAACATTCAGTATGTCTCCTTACTAAGCAACTAAATTTAAAGTAACCACAAGAATCAGGTGAACTCCTTGTTGTTTAAAGAATTTCCATGACTTACACCTCACATATTCAATTAAGTATAAGGAAGAATAAGAGATgatcttcttctctggaattCATCTGGGATGTCACTTCAAGAACCATATTCTAGCTCTTAAACAATTCAAATGACTGTAAAGGGAAATGTCTACGAAAGGAATAACAATTTGAGCAGATATATAGAAAGTATATCATAACTATCCCATATTATTGAATACCAGGAGCACGATCGTGATCAAGATTATAAAACAAACATAAGATCATATGAATTTTGAACACTGTAATCAAGAATTTACCTTGAGCGGATAGATATGGAGATTCTGCGTCTTTACATTTCTGAATTCGGAAAAAATCGATAATCTTCTTCTGAGAAAAACCTAcaaccaaaattttgaaaagaatgaagaatgGAATTCGAACACGTTGACAGTCCAAAGATTATACACCTTACGaagttgacaaaaaaaaaaaaaaaaaaaaaaaaaaaaaaaaaaaaaaaaaaaaaaaaaNTCAAGAATCAACAAGTTCGAGAATATTCTTACTTCTGACTCTTTTTTGGCCACAGCATTTGGGGCAAAGCCAGGATCCAATCGGGACCCTAACAACGATCGGACTCACACATTTCATATGAAATCCCTTATCGCATTTGTCACACAACAGCAGCTCATCGTCCCGGTCGCCGGAGCGACATTTCTCACACCTGACGTCGTCGTAATCGTCCCGTTCGATAACCGCATACTTAGCCTTGACCATTATCTCCGCCATTAGTTTCAGCTTCCTCGGCGGAGGAGACATGGAAGGAGAGCGGTGAGGCGCGTGAGTTCGCCGCAGCGAAGCAGTGCAGCGGAAAAGCCGCtgggaggcggcggcggcggaggaggaggaggaggaggaggaggaggacaAAGCCGGAGTCATGAGGACGACGAAAATGGCGGAATTTGTTAGCTTCCTCTACCGCGTTGCAGAGAGGTGGAAGATTGGGATTGGATTAGGTAATGAAATCGTTGTGGCGCACGGAATTTGATGCCAAAATGAAGCAGAGGAGCAAACCAGAATCCAGGCGCTTTAAACTTCCTGATATTCTTTGCTTTGGAGTTTCAATTTTGGGGGTATCTTAACTACGCTTTATTTATAATGAAATCATGAATCAATCTTATTTGCACCATCTCCATGCGCATACCCTATCAAATCTCAATTCATTGTCACAACACGAACTCCAAACTTCACCAACACCGCCCATCATCTTCCTACCATGTCACCCCGCAATGGGCCCTCGACCCAATTTTACTCCTAACAACGCTTACAATTGATTAGGTTCCTATTCAAGATTTGTTTATTCGAACTACTTGAATGTTCAATCATGCTCTTTAGTCATcaatattcaaaaataaaaaacaatacaaaaataaGCTGTTATACTATAATACTCGAATACATGAATGACCTATGAC carries:
- the LOC111794646 gene encoding probable Histone-lysine N-methyltransferase ATXR5 isoform X5, giving the protein MTPALSSSSSSSSSSAAAASQRLFRCTASLRRTHAPHRSPSMSPPPRKLKLMAEIMVKAKYAVIERDDYDDVRCEKCRSGDRDDELLLCDKCDKGFHMKCVSPIVVRVPIGSWLCPKCCGQKRVRSFSQKKIIDFFRIQKCKDAESPYLSAQAIKHRRRLRSLVWQKKRRRLLSFLPSEDPDRRLKQMGSLATALTTLQMEFSDDLTYLPGMASRSANQAELEDGGMQVLSKEDIETFELCRTMSRRGECAPLLVVFDTCEGFTVQADDQIKDMTFIAEYTGDVDYLTNREHDDCDSMMTLLSAKHPSRSLVICPDTHGNIARFINGINNHTP
- the LOC111794646 gene encoding probable Histone-lysine N-methyltransferase ATXR5 isoform X1, translating into MTPALSSSSSSSSSSAAAASQRLFRCTASLRRTHAPHRSPSMSPPPRKLKLMAEIMVKAKYAVIERDDYDDVRCEKCRSGDRDDELLLCDKCDKGFHMKCVSPIVVRVPIGSWLCPKCCGQKRVRSFSQKKIIDFFRIQKCKDAESPYLSAQAIKHRRRLRSLVWQKKRRRLLSFLPSEDPDRRLKQMGSLATALTTLQMEFSDDLTYLPGMASRSANQAELEDGGMQVLSKEDIETFELCRTMSRRGECAPLLVVFDTCEGFTVQADDQIKDMTFIAEYTGDVDYLTNREHDDCDSMMTLLSAKHPSRSLVICPDTHGNIARFINGINNHTPEGKKKQNCKCVRYNVKGECRVILVAIRDIAKGERLYYDYNGYDFFTIFSSSSAESCCKVNSCC
- the LOC111794646 gene encoding probable Histone-lysine N-methyltransferase ATXR5 isoform X3; its protein translation is MTPALSSSSSSSSSSAAAASQRLFRCTASLRRTHAPHRSPSMSPPPRKLKLMAEIMVKAKYAVIERDDYDDVRCEKCRSGDRDDELLLCDKCDKGFHMKCVSPIVVRVPIGSWLCPKCCGQKRVRSFSQKKIIDFFRIQKCKDAESPYLSAQAIKHRRRLRSLVWQKKRRRLLSFLPSEDPDRRLKQMGSLATALTTLQMEFSDDLTYLPGMASRSANQAELEDGGMQVLSKEDIETFELCRTMSRRGECAPLLVVFDTCEGFTVQADDQIKDMTFIAEYTGDVDYLTNREHDDCDSMMTLLSAKHPSRSLVICPDTHGNIARFINGINNHTPEGKKKQNCKCVRYNVKGECRVILVAIRDIAKGERLYYDYNGYDQQLLLILPK
- the LOC111794646 gene encoding probable Histone-lysine N-methyltransferase ATXR5 isoform X2, with the protein product MTPALSSSSSSSSSSAAAASQRLFRCTASLRRTHAPHRSPSMSPPPRKLKLMAEIMVKAKYAVIERDDYDDVRCEKCRSGDRDDELLLCDKCDKGFHMKCVSPIVVRVPIGSWLCPKCCGQKRVRSFSQKKIIDFFRIQKCKDAESPYLSAQAIKHRRRLRSLVWQKKRRRLLSFLPSEDPDRRLKQMGSLATALTTLQMEFSDDLTYLPGMASRSANQAELEDGGMQVLSKEDIETFELCRTMSRRGECAPLLVVFDTCEGFTVQADDQIKDMTFIAEYTGDVDYLTNREHDDCDSMMTLLSAKHPSRSLVICPDTHGNIARFINGINNHTPEGKKKQNCKCVRYNVKGECRVILVAIRDIAKGERLYYDYNGYEYEYPTHHFL
- the LOC111794646 gene encoding probable Histone-lysine N-methyltransferase ATXR5 isoform X4, giving the protein MTPALSSSSSSSSSSAAAASQRLFRCTASLRRTHAPHRSPSMSPPPRKLKLMAEIMVKAKYAVIERDDYDDVRCEKCRSGDRDDELLLCDKCDKGFHMKCVSPIVVRVPIGSWLCPKCCGQKRVRSFSQKKIIDFFRIQKCKDAESPYLSAQAIKHRRRLRSLVWQKKRRRLLSFLPSEDPDRRLKQMGSLATALTTLQMEFSDDLTYLPGMASRSANQAELEDGGMQVLSKEDIETFELCRTMSRRGECAPLLVVFDTCEGFTVQADDQIKDMTFIAEYTGDVDYLTNREHDDCDSMMTLLSAKHPSRSLVICPDTHGNIARFINGINNHTPEGKKKQNCKCVRYNVKGECRVILVAIRDIAKGERLYYDYNGYDCC